One Elusimicrobiales bacterium genomic window, TTCATGGTATTATTCGGGCCTTCCGGCTCCGGCAAATCCACCCTGCTCAATATCATCGGCCTGCTGGACAAGCCCTCCGCCGGAGCGGTTATTATGGACGGGGAGGATGCGCTCCTTCTGGACGAGACTGACAAGGCCGCGCTGCGCGCGCGCAAAATAGGTTTTGTTTTCCAGTTTGATTCCCTGCTGCCGGAATTCACGCTGCTTGAAAATGTGGAGATGCCCGCCGTGCTTGGCGGCGCGGCCCGCCCCGCCAAATCGCTGGAATTGCTTGGCAAATTCGGCCTTGCGGGGCTGGCGGCGCGTTTCCCGGCCCAGCTTTCCGGCGGGGAGCGTCAGCGCGGGGCCATAGCGCGCGCCCTGCGCAACGGCCCCGCCATAATCCTGGCCGACGAGCCCACCGGCAACCTGGACGCCGAAAACGCCCGCGCGGTCTTTGAGGATTTGCGCCGCCTCGCGCGCGAAGGCGCGGCGGTGGTGATGGCCACCCATAACCCCGACGCCGCCAAATACGGCGATACGGTTTTAACCCTCTCCGGCGGCAGGCTGGCGTGATATGCTCTGCCGCCGCTGCCGCAAAAAAGAAGCCGCTTTCGTAATAAGAGCCGCCGTCCGCAAAAAACTCACCGATATCGCGCTGTGCCGGGACTGTCTTTTTCTCAAGGAAAAGGAGCTGGGGCTGGAGCGCGGCACCCTCTCCTACTACGCCGCGCCGCTGCGCGGCGCGGAATACGCGCGCTCCGCGCCCGCCTCGCGGCGGGATTTGCGGCTTAAATGCCCCG contains:
- a CDS encoding ABC transporter ATP-binding protein, translating into MSESGICLEGRGLCKVYGEGTAAARVFENISVSVRRAEFMVLFGPSGSGKSTLLNIIGLLDKPSAGAVIMDGEDALLLDETDKAALRARKIGFVFQFDSLLPEFTLLENVEMPAVLGGAARPAKSLELLGKFGLAGLAARFPAQLSGGERQRGAIARALRNGPAIILADEPTGNLDAENARAVFEDLRRLAREGAAVVMATHNPDAAKYGDTVLTLSGGRLA